The Methanococcoides methylutens MM1 genome has a window encoding:
- a CDS encoding MFS transporter, whose amino-acid sequence MKFKSYHLLFLAITVFFAMAGGAILAPVLPQMVEPLSSSPNEVAQLMAVYTISTAIFSLVIGHFVDRVNRKSVLVPCLVINGLMGLFSFFATDLQTLLILRFVQGIGIAGMMSLVMLVIGDVYSGIDRVHSMGRISMAIAIGSVTAPLIGGGLATIGWNYPFLFYVLSLPFALLVFLLLPETKECESSDGSGIGDAVRELRDFRILYTVFLSFAIFFLLFSIVVFLPFMLKDVFGFAAKEAGLVLSIQGLAIIMVASNIKKLAEKLSLIVLIGLGFTLVGISISLISWTASLPVLFLLLLLFGGGFGLCQTAIDSQIIQISPPRSRGGVLSIHNTMKYVGQSASPVVLGIILLFFDLHMVFLFSGIFGILVAVATLLFRGRFIVENSI is encoded by the coding sequence ATGAAATTCAAATCCTACCATCTGCTGTTCCTTGCAATAACCGTATTCTTTGCAATGGCAGGCGGTGCCATCCTTGCTCCTGTACTTCCGCAGATGGTGGAGCCGTTAAGCAGCAGCCCGAATGAAGTGGCACAGCTCATGGCGGTCTACACCATATCAACAGCCATTTTTTCCCTTGTTATCGGGCACTTTGTTGACCGTGTTAACAGGAAATCAGTGCTTGTTCCTTGCCTGGTCATAAACGGGTTGATGGGCCTTTTTAGCTTCTTTGCCACAGACCTGCAAACTCTTCTCATTCTGAGATTTGTACAGGGTATTGGTATCGCCGGTATGATGTCACTGGTGATGCTGGTTATAGGGGATGTCTACTCAGGGATCGATCGTGTACATTCCATGGGCAGGATCAGTATGGCAATAGCCATTGGTTCGGTAACTGCACCTCTTATTGGTGGCGGGCTGGCAACCATCGGTTGGAACTATCCATTCCTTTTCTATGTGCTCTCACTACCATTCGCTCTGCTTGTCTTTCTGCTGCTTCCTGAAACAAAGGAATGCGAATCATCAGATGGAAGTGGAATTGGGGATGCAGTCCGTGAACTAAGGGACTTCCGGATACTTTACACCGTTTTCCTGAGCTTTGCTATCTTCTTCCTGCTGTTCTCCATAGTCGTTTTCCTGCCGTTCATGCTCAAGGATGTGTTCGGATTTGCTGCTAAGGAAGCCGGTCTGGTTCTTTCCATCCAGGGGCTTGCAATTATTATGGTGGCATCGAACATCAAAAAGCTTGCAGAAAAGCTTTCCCTGATCGTCCTCATAGGTCTGGGCTTCACTCTGGTTGGTATCTCCATATCCCTTATCTCATGGACAGCTTCACTTCCTGTCCTCTTCCTGTTATTGCTGTTGTTCGGTGGTGGCTTCGGGCTTTGCCAGACTGCAATTGATTCGCAGATCATTCAGATCTCTCCTCCGAGATCCCGTGGTGGTGTACTTTCCATTCACAATACCATGAAATATGTGGGACAGAGTGCCTCACCTGTGGTCCTGGGTATCATATTGCTTTTCTTCGACCTGCATATGGTGTTCCTCTTTTCAGGTATCTTTGGAATACTCGTTGCAGTTGCAACCCTGCTCTTCAGAGGGAGATTCATTGTGGAAAATAGTATCTGA
- a CDS encoding ABC transporter ATP-binding protein has product MSSDTKPLLEYHNVTVRKKERNVLDSISLNIDVGENVAIIGPNGSGKSSLIKTITRDYYPLADCEDLVFRIMGKDVWDLFEMRHFLGLVSYDLQEEYERNVSGLDAVISGFFSSIGLYPNHRISPEMKEKALGLLELLGISHLSEKKMSEMSTGEARRVLIARALVHDPQTLVLDEPSNSLDMSSRHVFRETLRKIASAGKSIILVTHDLDDVIPEVGRVVLLKEGQIFLEGPKEDILTAGNLSELFDMDVEVACEKGYYRTWIDPLSL; this is encoded by the coding sequence ATGTCCAGCGATACAAAACCTCTTTTAGAGTACCATAATGTGACTGTCAGAAAAAAAGAACGGAACGTTCTGGATTCAATCTCTTTGAACATCGATGTCGGTGAGAACGTTGCCATCATAGGTCCCAATGGTTCCGGCAAATCCTCGCTGATCAAAACAATCACAAGGGACTACTATCCTCTTGCTGATTGTGAGGATCTTGTCTTCAGGATCATGGGGAAGGATGTGTGGGATCTTTTTGAAATGCGCCATTTTCTGGGCCTCGTGTCCTATGACCTGCAGGAAGAGTATGAAAGGAACGTTTCCGGACTGGATGCGGTGATCTCTGGTTTTTTCAGCAGCATTGGGCTGTATCCTAACCATAGGATCTCGCCTGAAATGAAGGAAAAGGCCCTTGGGCTTCTTGAACTCCTTGGCATATCGCATCTTTCTGAAAAGAAGATGTCAGAAATGTCTACTGGTGAGGCCAGACGTGTCCTTATTGCAAGGGCGCTTGTACATGATCCGCAGACTCTTGTGCTCGATGAACCCTCGAACAGTCTTGACATGAGTTCACGTCATGTTTTCAGGGAGACATTAAGAAAAATAGCTTCTGCAGGAAAGAGCATCATACTTGTGACACATGACCTTGATGATGTTATTCCTGAGGTCGGTCGTGTTGTGCTGTTAAAGGAAGGACAAATTTTCCTTGAAGGCCCCAAGGAGGATATACTTACGGCAGGGAACCTCTCCGAACTCTTCGATATGGATGTTGAGGTTGCTTGTGAAAAAGGATATTACAGGACATGGATCGATCCATTGTCCCTTTGA
- a CDS encoding replication factor C large subunit, producing MAESIEWVEKYRPQSLSDLVGNKKSVVDMREWAESWLTGTPEKRAAILYGPAGVGKTSAAHALARDFGWETIELNASDQRTAGAIERVAGSASKMSSLTGTSSKRLIILDEADNMHGNADRGGSRAVGNIIKTTDQPIVLIANDLYGLTPTIRSNCIELKFNSVQGRSMIPALKKICVEEKIMCGVGVLEKLAENAGGDMRSAVKDLQAVSLGRDEIYIEDIATSERDTKENIFKVMGKIFKSTDPKSALQATYGLDETPENLIHWIDENLPLQYGTQEGAEEDVITGYRRLSKADRYLGRVRKRQSYRLWRYASVLMTCGTVVSKSHVSRGFTKYQPPSFWRKMGQLRSKRDMRDNIASRIGDHCNESMRYSRTDLAHLYGRMLKDDAYAVDVTVDLDLTVDEIVYLTGGKKVTKGIQKIYDLAQEKRSTYGTDDAPVFFEKKAARKVQDKKQMDLNQIMQNAASKGNSDAAESSKAADPATKAEPKPEPKPVAKAKPQKTLFDF from the coding sequence ATGGCAGAATCTATCGAATGGGTTGAAAAATACAGGCCACAGTCCCTTTCAGATCTTGTGGGCAACAAGAAATCGGTCGTGGATATGAGAGAGTGGGCAGAATCATGGCTCACCGGCACACCGGAAAAGCGTGCAGCCATACTCTACGGACCTGCAGGGGTCGGAAAGACATCCGCAGCACACGCACTCGCCAGGGACTTCGGCTGGGAGACCATCGAGCTGAATGCAAGTGACCAGCGAACAGCAGGTGCTATCGAAAGGGTAGCAGGTTCTGCATCGAAGATGAGCTCACTTACCGGCACGTCCTCAAAGAGACTTATCATCCTGGATGAAGCCGACAACATGCACGGAAATGCCGACAGGGGTGGCTCCCGTGCTGTGGGAAATATAATCAAGACAACTGACCAGCCCATCGTGCTGATCGCTAATGACCTCTACGGACTCACACCTACTATACGCTCAAATTGCATTGAGCTGAAGTTCAACTCGGTGCAGGGAAGGTCGATGATCCCGGCACTCAAGAAGATCTGCGTCGAGGAGAAGATCATGTGCGGGGTTGGAGTCCTTGAGAAGTTAGCTGAGAACGCTGGCGGAGACATGCGAAGTGCTGTCAAAGACCTTCAGGCAGTTTCGCTGGGAAGGGATGAGATCTACATTGAGGATATCGCCACCTCCGAGAGGGACACGAAGGAAAACATCTTCAAGGTAATGGGAAAGATCTTCAAGAGCACCGACCCGAAAAGTGCATTGCAGGCCACATACGGCCTGGACGAAACTCCTGAGAACCTTATCCACTGGATCGACGAGAACCTGCCATTACAATATGGCACACAGGAAGGTGCCGAAGAGGATGTAATAACAGGCTACAGGCGCCTTTCAAAAGCAGACAGGTACCTTGGTCGTGTGAGAAAGCGACAGAGCTACCGCCTCTGGAGATATGCAAGTGTCCTCATGACATGCGGAACAGTTGTATCGAAATCACATGTCAGCCGCGGTTTCACAAAATACCAGCCACCTTCATTCTGGCGGAAGATGGGGCAGTTAAGGTCAAAACGTGATATGAGGGATAATATTGCATCCCGGATCGGTGACCACTGCAACGAGTCCATGCGTTATTCACGCACAGACCTGGCACACCTCTACGGCAGGATGCTGAAGGATGATGCCTATGCAGTAGATGTTACTGTGGACCTGGACCTGACCGTGGATGAGATCGTCTACCTTACCGGTGGCAAAAAGGTCACAAAAGGCATACAGAAGATCTATGACCTGGCACAGGAAAAACGCAGCACCTATGGCACTGACGATGCGCCAGTATTCTTTGAGAAGAAGGCAGCCAGAAAGGTACAGGACAAAAAGCAGATGGATCTGAACCAGATAATGCAAAATGCTGCATCAAAAGGGAATTCAGATGCTGCAGAGAGTTCAAAGGCTGCAGACCCGGCTACAAAAGCTGAACCGAAGCCGGAGCCAAAACCGGTTGCAAAAGCAAAGCCTCAGAAGACCCTGTTCGACTTCTGA
- the mtxX gene encoding methanogenesis marker protein Mmp4/MtxX: MDVVRKRALSNTAKVAIGVRDPTPKMISSIEKAHDEGYAHVILVGDKQEIDAVGTSLEIINTHEPELVLGDLLASGSVDAAVRGTAKASGTLSHLKDVLKIDRLHRMAFLLTSEGVPFFLAPVGIDEGNNLSDKITLVKLGVEHMRRFGVEPVVGVLSGGRMGDLGRHENIDRTLADADFLASRLRENGICAKHYTILIEDAIKEANFIFAPDGITGNLIFRTLVFLGGGDGIGAPVLMDDHVFVDTSRVGGHYTKAIMIASALVDMKNERNRS, from the coding sequence ATGGATGTTGTCCGGAAAAGGGCTCTTTCAAACACTGCAAAAGTGGCTATTGGTGTACGTGATCCGACACCCAAGATGATCTCCAGCATAGAGAAAGCCCACGACGAGGGTTATGCACACGTTATCCTTGTAGGGGATAAGCAGGAGATCGATGCCGTTGGCACTTCCCTTGAGATAATCAACACCCATGAGCCGGAGCTGGTCCTTGGTGACCTGCTGGCATCGGGTTCGGTGGATGCGGCTGTAAGGGGAACTGCAAAGGCCTCGGGAACTCTTTCCCATCTCAAGGATGTCCTGAAGATCGACCGCCTGCACCGCATGGCATTTCTCCTGACATCCGAAGGCGTTCCGTTCTTCCTCGCACCTGTGGGGATAGATGAGGGAAATAACCTTTCAGACAAGATCACACTTGTCAAACTTGGTGTGGAACACATGCGCAGGTTCGGGGTTGAACCGGTGGTCGGTGTCCTCTCCGGTGGCAGGATGGGTGACCTCGGGAGGCACGAGAACATTGACCGCACACTTGCAGATGCTGATTTCCTGGCAAGCAGGTTGCGGGAAAATGGTATATGTGCAAAGCATTATACAATACTGATCGAGGATGCTATAAAGGAAGCGAACTTCATCTTTGCTCCAGATGGCATAACCGGTAACCTGATATTCAGGACCCTTGTTTTCCTCGGAGGGGGGGACGGTATCGGTGCACCGGTATTGATGGATGACCATGTCTTCGTGGACACATCACGCGTTGGTGGCCACTACACAAAGGCCATAATGATTGCAAGTGCCCTTGTGGACATGAAAAATGAGAGAAATAGATCTTGA
- a CDS encoding tetrahydromethanopterin S-methyltransferase subunit A, whose protein sequence is MYELWGVDIETVACGWPVVKGDCSAGNSDSCIAVITLASSLEPYDEAAMWGTCKTENLGAEKIIINTVSNSNIRYLLICGSESRGHLAGKTLVALHKNGIDEDGRIIGSDGAIPFIENVSRDVIERFQKQVSLIERIGLVDIDEIRRIVDEYKGKEGPYCEAAFVVESARKKSRPVMDITSGDIMVSGDVMLDSASGIVCEVDSE, encoded by the coding sequence TTGTATGAATTATGGGGTGTTGACATAGAAACGGTTGCATGTGGATGGCCTGTTGTGAAAGGAGATTGCAGTGCCGGAAATTCAGATTCCTGTATTGCAGTAATAACTCTTGCAAGCTCGCTTGAACCTTATGATGAAGCTGCCATGTGGGGCACCTGCAAGACCGAGAACCTTGGTGCAGAGAAGATCATCATAAACACGGTATCGAATTCAAATATCAGGTATCTCCTTATCTGTGGCAGTGAATCCAGAGGTCACCTTGCAGGAAAAACGCTTGTTGCACTTCATAAGAACGGCATAGATGAGGACGGGCGGATCATCGGTTCTGATGGTGCTATTCCTTTCATCGAGAATGTCAGCCGGGATGTCATTGAACGTTTCCAGAAGCAGGTAAGTCTCATTGAACGTATCGGCCTTGTGGATATTGATGAGATCCGCCGGATCGTTGATGAATACAAGGGCAAGGAAGGCCCGTACTGTGAAGCGGCTTTCGTTGTGGAGAGTGCCCGGAAGAAAAGCAGGCCTGTCATGGATATCACATCAGGTGACATCATGGTATCAGGTGATGTAATGCTTGATTCGGCTTCAGGTATAGTATGTGAAGTGGATTCCGAGTAA
- the mtrH gene encoding tetrahydromethanopterin S-methyltransferase subunit H: MFRFQKEQEIVNIAGVKIGGQPGELATALAGTIFYEGHSIVEDADAGIFDRAGAEALVNMQDSMSDETGNPAIVHIFANTFESMEKYIDFVTSVSDSPFIIDSPQPAVRMACAEYVTDIGLADKTIYNSINMSISDEECASLAKSDIDSSIILGFNAMDSSLDGRMALLENGGKLMDRGLLEIADECGITNVLIDPSITPMGDGAGIALRMTMTAKAKWGYPVGSGIHNAPSSWSWLKAKKKEDSLVYKMCDIGTVSMQQLAGGDFVLYGPIENSKYTFPLAAMADIMISEASSDLDIEPSSSHPLNLLV, encoded by the coding sequence ATGTTCAGGTTCCAGAAAGAGCAGGAGATCGTCAATATTGCAGGTGTGAAGATCGGAGGTCAGCCGGGTGAGCTGGCAACAGCGCTTGCAGGTACTATATTCTATGAAGGCCACAGTATCGTGGAAGATGCAGATGCCGGTATCTTTGACAGGGCAGGAGCAGAAGCACTTGTGAACATGCAGGATTCCATGTCAGATGAGACCGGAAATCCCGCAATTGTCCACATCTTTGCCAATACTTTCGAGAGTATGGAGAAATACATCGATTTTGTGACCTCGGTAAGTGATTCTCCGTTCATCATCGATTCCCCGCAGCCTGCTGTGAGGATGGCTTGTGCAGAATATGTTACCGACATAGGACTTGCTGACAAGACAATCTACAATTCCATTAACATGAGCATCAGCGATGAGGAATGTGCCTCCCTTGCAAAATCCGATATTGACAGTTCCATAATCCTCGGTTTCAATGCAATGGATTCCTCCCTTGATGGTAGGATGGCATTGCTTGAGAACGGTGGCAAACTGATGGATAGGGGCCTGCTGGAAATTGCTGATGAATGTGGTATCACTAACGTGCTCATCGATCCCAGCATAACTCCAATGGGCGATGGTGCAGGCATTGCTCTTCGCATGACCATGACCGCCAAGGCGAAATGGGGCTATCCTGTAGGGTCTGGAATTCATAATGCTCCTTCTTCCTGGAGCTGGCTTAAGGCTAAAAAGAAGGAAGACTCCCTGGTCTATAAGATGTGCGACATAGGAACGGTTTCCATGCAACAGCTTGCCGGTGGCGATTTTGTGCTCTATGGCCCAATTGAGAATTCAAAGTACACTTTCCCGCTTGCGGCAATGGCGGATATCATGATCTCAGAGGCATCTTCTGACCTTGATATCGAACCTTCATCCTCACACCCGCTTAACCTGCTGGTGTGA